In Salvelinus namaycush isolate Seneca chromosome 20, SaNama_1.0, whole genome shotgun sequence, the following proteins share a genomic window:
- the si:ch211-15p9.2 gene encoding pyruvate dehydrogenase [acetyl-transferring]-phosphatase 1, mitochondrial, translating into MLQPSHQAPTPQDSLSGSHASAGSSGFHASARSSGSHALAGWPGFHAFAALIIVWGSTKEEHDARVRQVLEMTRKVNLKLNKDKCEFGVKTLTFVGDVLSEDGVKPDPRKTSAINNMERPKNKDDVRRVMCMITYLAKFIPQLPPVDLIGINYPAETINGRKYRDDHQTSQMPLSKINHILKANEYSYKVNGYDGRNSVHSILGFDSNILASNALNEDRRSAATCLQSRGMLFGVFDGHAGYACAQAVSERLFYYIAVALLPVKTLMDIEDAVENERPVLPMLQWHKHPNDHTSRDSGKLYFNSLRTYWQERIDLEEDEDRDVQTALMNAFKRLDNDISLEAQVDFGDPFSHFTPLRVALSGCTACVVHVDGDDLHVANLGDSRAVLGVQEENGTWSAHTISNDHNAQNVVELQRVLSEHPALERKTVVKHDRLLGLLMPFRGFGDMKFKWSGEMLNRVYETRPDILSANEFVKMLPPNYHTPPYLIAKPEVTIHTLRPKDKFLIMATDGLWELMHRQTVVQVIGEHLTGLHWQKPVSGLSFTLEQMHRLLQERKSRAILALEDENSATHLIRHALGSDGFGTVDSRRLSKMLSLPQDLARMYRDDITIVVIHLNSANM; encoded by the exons ATGCTTCAGCCGTcccatcaggctcccacgcctcaagACAGTttgtcgggctcccacgcctcagcgggATCGTCGGGCTTTCACGCCTCAGCGAGatcatcaggctcccacgccttaGCTGGCTGGCCAGGCTTCCACGCCTTTGCCG CGCTCATCATCGTCTGGGGGTCCACAAAAGAAGAACACGATGCGAGAGTTAGACAAGTGCTGGAGATGACACGGAAAGTCAACCTAAAACTAAACAAGGACAAATGCGAGTTTGGTGTGAAAACACTTACCTTTGTGGGAGACGTACTTTCAGAGGACGGAGTCAAACCAGACCCGAGGAAAACATCAGCCATCAACAACATGGAGCGCCCGAAGAACAAGGATGACGTGAGACGCGTCATGTGCATGATCACCTACCTTGCAAAGTTCATACCTCAACT ACCTCCAGTAGATTTGATCGGTATCAACTACCCAGCAGAAACAATCAATGGGAGAAAATACAGAGACGACCATCAGACCAGTCAGATGCCTCTTTCTAAAATAAACCACATCTTAAAAGCTAATGAGTACAGTTATAAAGTCAATGGATATGATGGACGAAACTCTGTTCACTCAATTTTAGGGTTTGATAGTAACATCTTGGCATCAAATGCTCTGAATGAGGACCGCAGGAGTGCAGCGACTTGTCTCCAGAGTAGGGGAATGCTTTTTGGGGTTTTCGATGGACATGCAGGTTATGCGTGCGCCCAGGCAGTCAGTGAAAGGCTCTTCTACTACATTGCTGTGGCTCTACTCCCAGTGAAGACCTTAATGGACATTGAGGATGCAGTTGAGAATGAAAGGCCGGTGTTACCCATGCTACAGTGGCACAAGCACCCAAATGACCATACCAGCAGAGACTCTGGGAAGCTTTACTTCAACAGCCTTAGGACGTACTGGCAAGAGAGGATCGATCTAGAGGAGGACGAGGACAGGGACGTCCAAACGGCTTTGATGAATGCATTCAAAAGGTTGGACAATGACATTTCACTTGAGGCCCAGGTGGACTTTGGGGACCCCTTTTCCCACTTCACCCCTCTTCGAGTGGCTCTGTCAGGGTGCACAGCATGTGTCGTCCATGTGGATGGAGATGACCTGCATGTGGCCAACCTGGGGGATAGCAGGGCCGTGCTGGGAGTCCAAGAGGAGAACGGGACCTGGTCAGCACACACCATCAGTAATGACCACAATGCCCAAAACGTAGTTGAGTTGCAGAGGGTTCTATCTGAGCACCCTGCGCTCGAACGCAAGACGGTAGTCAAACACGACAGGCTACTGGGCCTCCTCATGCCCTTCAGAGGGTTCGGAGACATGAAGTTTAAATGGAGCGGTGAAATGTTGAACCGAGTGTATGAAACAAGACCAGACATCTTGTCGGCCAATGAGTTTGTTAAGATGCTCCCACCTAACTACCACACGCCGCCATATCTCATTGCTAAGCCAGAGGTGACAATCCACACACTGAGGCCAAAGGACAAGTTTCTGATCATGGCAACTGATGGACTATGGGAGCTGATGCACAGGCAAACTGTGGTGCAGGTCATAGGAGAACATCTGACTGGTCTACACTGGCAGAAACCTGTATCTGGGCTGTCTTTCACACTGGAACAGATGCACAGGTTGCTCCAGGAGAGGAAAAGCAGAGCCATTTTGGCTTTAGAGGATGAGAACTCTGCAACACATCTGATCCGACATGCTTTAGGGAGTGATGGCTTTGGTACTGTGGACTCAAGGCGCTTGTCGAAAATGCTCAGCTTGCCTCAGGACCTGGCAAGGATGTACAGGGATGACATAACAATTGTTGTAATCCATTTAAATAGTGCCAACATGTAA